One window of Pseudochaenichthys georgianus chromosome 18, fPseGeo1.2, whole genome shotgun sequence genomic DNA carries:
- the LOC139435717 gene encoding THAP domain-containing protein 3-like isoform X1 produces the protein MSCCTLECTNRTSKKSTHSFFRFPFGDPDRLDQWVLNIRRNTWTPNVSSRLCSAHFESHPFSTDSWGRRCLKNTAVPTIFYFTNGKEQQPGRKSRVSNNDEDA, from the exons atgtcgtgctgtacgcttgaatgtactaacagaacttccaagaagtcgactcacagcttttttcg gtttcctttcggtgatccagacaggctggaccagtgggtgctgaacatccggaggaatacatggacccccaacgtttcttctcgcctgtgcagtgcacactttgagagtcatcccttcagcacggactcatgg ggaaggagatgcctgaaaaacactgcagtgcccaccattttctatttcaccaatggcaaagaacaacagcctggaaggaaaagcagggtgagtaacaatgacgag gacgcttga
- the LOC117463896 gene encoding PC-esterase domain-containing protein 1A-like produces the protein MKEIMKCVSHQQASQLLHNKFIVVLGDSIQRAVYKDLVLLLQKDKYLSLKQLKTKGEMSFEEDYLVEGGCKSLMHNGTGYREVRQYQSDHHLVRFYFVTRIYSSYMKSILEDFRNGLKPDVLIVNSCVWDISRYNSSWLDTYKENLHTFFGELRGILPEETLVIWNITMPLGERINGGFLVQEIEHKASHLRYDVIDANFFSGTLADAYGMDALDLHFHFRFSLQHRTKDGVHWNTLAHRKITSLLLQHVAQAWGVLLPCPLKTVELSEITAQQPTNENATKPEGVKRAKRAKRASYNYQNTSNVWDRVQPMGGYYHDNRQESWNDSFSFGYMNTENIPPPPPPPPHLSYNRHGQFRSGYQFRPPHHLDPYYEMHHQYVMRNRHARHIYAPYTQHRPTAGQGGHYY, from the exons ATG AAGGAGATTATGAAGTGTGTGAGCCACCAGCAGGCCAGCCAACTGCTGCATAACAAGTTCATTGTGGTTCTGGGAGACTCCA TTCAGAGGGCTGTTTACAAGGACCTTGTCCTGCTGTTGCAGAAGGACAAATATCTGTCTTTAAAACAACTGAAGACCAAG GGTGAGATGAGCTTTGAAGAGGACTACCTGGTGGAAGGAGGTTGTAAGAGTCTGATGCACAATGGAACGGGGTACAGGGAGGTTCGGCAGTATCAGTCCGATCACCACCTGGTCCGCTTCTACTTCGTGACCCGCATCTACTCTTCCTACATGAAGAGCATCCTAGAGGACTTCCGCAATGGATTGAAACCAGATGTACTCATTGTCAACTCCTGCGTTTGGGATATTTCAAG ATATAATTCCAGTTGGCTTGATACCTACAAGGAGAACCTACACACGTTCTTTGGTGAGCTGCGTGGGATTCTGCCAGAGGAAACGCTGGTGATCTGGAACATCACCATGCCATTGGGAGAGAGGATCAACGGTGGTTTCCTGGTACAGGAG ATTGAGCACAAGGCCTCCCACTTGCGTTATGATGTGATCGATGCCAACTTCTTCAGCGGGACTCTGGCTGACGCCTATGGGATGGATGCGTTGGACCTCCACTTCCATTTCCGCTTCTCCCTGCAGCATCGCACAAAGGACGGAGTCCACTGGAACACCCTAGCCCACCGCAAAATCACCTCTCTGCTGCTCCAGCACGTTGCACAGGCATGGGGTGTCCTTCTGCCCTGTCCACTGAAAACTGTTG AACTTTCTGAGATTACTGCTCAGCAGCCAACCAATGAAAATGCTACCAAACCTGAAG GGGTAAAACGAGCAAAACGAGCAAAGCGGGCCTCGTACAACTACCAGAATACCTCAAATGTTTGGG ATCGAGTACAACCAATGGGAGGCTACTACCACGACAACAGGCAGGAGTCCTGGAACGATTCCTTCTCCTTTGGCTACATGAACACCGAGAAcatcccaccaccaccaccaccgccGCCACACCTGTCCTACAACAGACATGGACAGTTTAGAAGCG GTTACCAATTCAGGCCTCCCCACCACCTTGATCCCTACTACGAGATGCACCATCAATACGTGATGAGGAACAGACACGCAAGGCACATCTACGCTCCCTACACCCAGCACAGACCCACTGCAGGCCAGGGTGGTCACTACTACTGA
- the rpgrip1 gene encoding protein fantom, with protein sequence MSTVMDETATDLPVRDVGLMRGGLMPTVPDTLRDVKTWKKHHVTKTKADPQRLFRFPREHLEDLCLRLQEENSVLRQHTRTQEQRLRRMSTRLTRLRQARPGSTGVKEKDMEETIQELEARVAMLESQKGVLQNKLSLAKQHIMDLGGRTPYKYSKGTLMEIEGGVRRAAQTAPARYGPSLEDTRAEMERFRCSVTEQVRAAELELTAQALRDTLRDKEREIEDTVRDMRKKQADRHRITIRDNVDQIRLQKQLSDKSTALRVTQEKFNDLQEEYESQLEETQRSLGESQGALLVKVEQLTEQLKQERQRVLQLEGQLGTTSLSLHTVDKLQEQISDLEGERDLIKENYDTLLDSTLSEQSHHDGTVEQHREVNQRREERRENIGSMDIQRLEEQLREERGERSRLELEKDKLRREKEILEERRERERGGSITERDKDEPLEQEVLLYREQISVLQDKLDSVSKVFDMSVEDLSDTLLQIKAFRMQQESRAGLDFLWADGQVEDSPRELANIQAVHAETVLELQKTRNLLLLEHHISKDLQEELKTVIQKLGNEREEMRRRMTEKNKLLSKKALQINALQAQLKELAYSPRNYKRTVPLQYTWPAGNQELVQPIDEDLSHSQMMPGESLLEIHLKAATFTPAGLRTLGSVCGEDIVTFCTYSLLDFEVHSTPLVSGCQPEYGFTSRYALTAQDLGRLGGQGSRVRVELHQGLGGVRFVTHGSGQMSLMAAMERRGECIVGRVNITDSDGAFFGVVDFWVRLFDPAEPERASDRRTTAQRGPGLVSLGWQDAGHQELYDYGGGIPNELVVVVDRCVGLNSRWPGLLPDAYLTYRFYDLPPHVSPTVRSSSDPVFSDSTSYPLAVSADVLHYLRSSSLWLYVFDDSDDQIPPAYLAKTPIPLRTLGTGREIRGDFVLRDPAGGPRGMVRVLIKWKFPYQPSADTVLSRQDRAMESTEREERGREEAEASERPVAKPRNQLVEEGDTKAVQKEPKALARPPPVKQKSSQSIRRQHPISVKPLDTGRKRSTKRSPDLYHDTPHLTPEPRPTTPSLLATRKSSPTTPSKKSSASDSRTQDLLSVDHVSMDEEEKEEERSESAAKGDSEAPDSSESSSSTSDIIIIPPQRHIRKGDKLRVEILSLSFEPSSHVVKDKSVQRVYVEYRLLGVPMETTETPMSLRKPRKGEEVHYNFTRVIYVDGSQSAPLRQYLYTMLEGTDPNQGRLKFTVVSEPMDDEDECVDVGHAFLDLKELLLTGNDVNEQEIEVVSLDEDKEMIGNLKVSLEAAKALSGIYQEFHQKIETEKEDDTDDEEKQEEEKKKYDILIEYDDDSDF encoded by the exons ATGTCGACAGTGATGGATGAAACAGCCACGGATCTCCCAGTCAGGGATGTAGGACTGATGAGGGGGGGACTGATGCCAACTGTCCCAG ATACACTACGTGATGTGAAGACATGGAAGAAGCATCATGTCACGAAGACAAAAG CCGACCCTCAGCGCCTGTTTCGGTTTCCCAGAGAGCACCTGGAGGACCTGTGTCTCAGACTGCAGGAGGAAAACAGCGTGCTCAGACAACACACCCGAACACAGGAGCAGAGGCTGCGCAG GATGTCCACCAGACTGACACGTCTCCGTCAGGCCCGTCCCGGGTCCACTGGTGTGAAGGAGAAGGACATGGAGGAGACCATACAGGAGCTGGAGGCCCGAGTGGCCATGCTGGAGAGCCAGAAAGGAGTTCTGCAGAACAAGCTGAGCCTGGCCAAGCAGCACATCATGGACCTCGGGGGACGCACGCCATACAAGTACAgcaaag GTACACTGATGGAGATAGAGGGTGGAGTCAGGAGGGCAGCACAGACCGCCCCGGCCCGCTACGGCCCCTCGCTGGAAGACACCCGGGCAGAGATGGAGAGATT CAGGTGCAGTGTGACGGAGCAGGTGAGGGCGGCAGAGCTGGAGCTCACTGCCCAGGCGCTCAGAGACACTCTGAGGGACAAAGAGAGGGAGATAGAGGACACTGTGAGGGACATGAGGAAGAAACAGGCTGACagacacag AATAACTATAAGAGATAATGTGGATCAGATCCGTCTACAAAAGCAGCTTTCTGACAAGAGCACCGCCCTAAGAGTCACGCAGGAGAAGTTCAACGACCTGCAAGAG GAATATGAGAGCCAGCTGGAGGAG ACTCAGAGGTCGCTGGGGGAGAGTCAGGGCGCTCTGCTGGTGAAGGTGGAGCAgctgactgagcagctgaagcaGGAGAGACAGAGAGTCCTGCAGCTGGAGGGACAACTCGGCACCACCAGCCTGTCTCTTCATACCGTGGACAAG CTACAGGAGCAGATTTCAGACCTGGAGGGAGAGCGGGATCTAATAAAGGAAAACTATGACACTCTACTAGATAG TACTTTATCTGAGCAAAGCCACCACGATGGTACGGTGGAACAACATAGAGAGGTGAACCAGAGGAGGGAGGAACGGAGAGAAAACATCGGGAGCATGGACATCCAGAGACTGGAGGAACAGCTGCgggaggagaggggggagagaagcAGGCTGGAGCTGGAGAAGGACAAACTGAGGCGAGAGAAGGAGATattagaggagaggagggagcgagagagaggtGGGAGCATTACAGAGCG CGATAAAGATGAGCCTCTGGAACAAGAGGTTCTCCTGTACAGGGAGCAGATTTCTGTTCTGCAGGACAAACTGGACTCTGTCAGCAAG GTGTTTGACATGAGTGTTGAGGATCTCAGTGACACTCTTTTACAGATCAAG GCATTCAGGATGCAGCAGGAGAGCAGGGCGGGGCTAGATTTCCTCTGGGCTGATGGGCAGGTGGAGGATTCGCCTCGTGAGCTGGCGAACATCCAGGCTGTACATGCTGAGACTGTGCTGGAGTTACAGAAAACCCGGAACCTTCTCCTGCTGGAGCACCACATCAGTAAAGACCTGCAG GAAGAGCTGAAAACAGTTATCCAGAAGCTGGGGAatgagagggaggagatgaggaggaggatgacAGAGAAAAACAAGCTTTTATCCAAAAAAGCTCTTCAGATCAACGCTTTACAAG CTCAGTTGAAAGAGTTAGCATACAGCCCCAGAAACTACAAACGGACCGTACCACTACAGTACACCTGGCCAGCCGGAAACCAGGAGTTGGTACAGCCCATTGATGAAGACCTGTCTCATTCTCAGATGATGCCTGGGGAGTCACTGTTGGAGATACACCTGAAG GCCGCCACCTTCACCCCAGCAGGGCTTCGTACCCTCGGCAGCGTCTGCGGGGAAGACATCGTGACCTTCTGCACCTACAGCCTGTTGGACTTCGAGGTGCACTCCACCCCTCTGGTGTCAGGCTGCCAGCCCGAGTACGGCTTCACGTCCCGCTACGCTCTGACAGCCCAAGATCTGGGCAGGCTGGGGGGTCAGGGGTCGAGGGTCAGAGTGGAGCTCCACCAGGGGCTAGGAGGTGTCCGGTTTGTGACACATGGAAGCGGGCAGATGTCCCTCATGGCTGCCATGGAAAGAAGAGGGGAGTGCATTGTTGGACGTGTCAATATCACAG ACTCCGATGGTGCGTTTTTTGGTGTTGTGGATTTCTGGGTGCGCCTGTTTGATCCTGCAGAGCCTGAGAGAGCCTCTGACAGGAGGACCACGGCACAGAGGGGTCCGGGGCTCGTCTCTCTGGGCTGGCAGGATGCTGGTCATCAG GAGTTATATGACTACGGTGGAGGTATCCCCAATGAGTTGGTGGTTGTCGTGGATCGCTGTGTGGGCCTTAACTCCCGCTGGCCTGGTCTCCTCCCTGATGCCTACCTGACGTATAGGTTCTACGACCTGCCGCCTCACGTCTCTCCAACAGTCCGCTCCTCCTCTGACCCGGTGTTCAGCGACTCCACCAGCTACCCACTGGCAGTATCAGCTGATGTGCTGCACTACCTGAG GTCCAGCAGTTTGTGGTTGTATGTGTTTGATGACAGCGATGACCAGATACCCCCTGCCTACCTGGCCAAGACCCCCATACCACTGCGAACCCTCGGTACAGGCAGGGAGATCAGAg GTGACTTTGTTCTGAGGGATCCAGCAGGTGGACCTCGGGGGATGGTCAGGGTCTTGATCAAATGGAAGTTCCCCTACCAACCATCTGCAGACACTGTGCTGAGCAGACAGGACAGAGCAATGGAGAGCactgagagggaggagaggggcAGAGAGGAGGCTGAAGCATCAGAGAGGCCTGTGGCCAAGCCCAGA AATCAGCTAGTCGAGGAAGGGGACACTAAAGCAGTGCAAAAAGAGCCTAAAGCTTTG GCTCGCCCTCCACCCGTGAAACAGAAAAGCTCACAGAGTATACGGCGACAGCATCCAATCTCTGTGAAACCACTGGACACAGGCAGAAAGAGATCCACCAAGAGGTCACCTGACCTTTACCACGACACACCGCATCTGACGCCTGAGCCACGCCCGACTACGCCCTCCCTTTTGGCAACAAGGAA ATCTTCCCCCACCACACCATCGAAGAAAAGCTCTGCCAGTGATTCCAGGACTCAG GACCTTCTCTCTGTGGATCATGTGTCCATGGATGAAGAGGagaaggaagaggagaggagtgaGAGTG CTGCTAAAGGAGACAGTGAAGCCCCAGATTCTTCGGAGTCAAGCTCCTCAACAAGCGACATTATCATCATTCCACCACAAAGACACATTAGGAAG GGAGACAAGCTGAGAGTGGAGATTCTGTCCCTGTCGTTTGAGCCGTCCTCACACGTGGTGAAGGACAAGTCAGTGCAGCGCGTTTATGTGGAGTACCGCCTGCTGGGCGTCCCCATGGAGACGACAGAAACACCCATGTCCCTCCGCAAACCCAGAAAGGGAGAGGAGGTTCACTACAACTTCACACGAG tGATTTATGTGGATGGTTCACAGTCAGCTCCACTCAGGCAGTATCTCTACACCATGTTGGAGGGCACTGACCCCAACCAGGGCAG GTTAAAGTTCACAGTAGTCAGTGAGCCGATGGATGATGAAGACGAGTGTGTGGACGTCGGACATGCTTTCCTGGACCTAAAGGAGCTGCTCCTTACTGGAAATGATGTAAACGAACAAGAAATTGAAG TTGTGAGTCTGGATGAAGACAAAGAGATGATAGGAAATCTGAAAGTGTCTCTGGAAGCAGCGAAAGCTCTGAGTGGGATATACCAGGAGTTTCACCAGAAAATAGAAACTGAGAAAGAAGATGACACTGATGATGAAGAGAAGCAGGAGGAAGAGAAGAAAAAATATGACATTTTGATAGAGTATGATGATGATAGTGACTTCTGA
- the LOC139435717 gene encoding THAP domain-containing protein 3-like isoform X2 gives MSCCTLECTNRTSKKSTHSFFRFPFGDPDRLDQWVLNIRRNTWTPNVSSRLCSAHFESHPFSTDSWGRRCLKNTAVPTIFYFTNGKEQQPGRKSRDA, from the exons atgtcgtgctgtacgcttgaatgtactaacagaacttccaagaagtcgactcacagcttttttcg gtttcctttcggtgatccagacaggctggaccagtgggtgctgaacatccggaggaatacatggacccccaacgtttcttctcgcctgtgcagtgcacactttgagagtcatcccttcagcacggactcatgg ggaaggagatgcctgaaaaacactgcagtgcccaccattttctatttcaccaatggcaaagaacaacagcctggaaggaaaagcagg gacgcttga